The window GCGTCGAACCAGCTCTTCCAATCCTTCCTGCCCGACCCAGCCGACTTCGACCTCATCCACGCCAAGACGCAGCAGTCCTGAAAGAATGTCTTCCCGTGTCTCCATTCTGAAATAGGCACCGAACAACTGTGCCCCTTCCCTGAGTGTCGTATCGATCAGCATGGTCATGCTCCTTGGTAGACGTCACATGAAAGTCCCTTGTGGACATTTTATAGAGAGCACGAACGATGCCAAGAACATCCCTGCCTGTATCCTCATGTAATGTAATGAGAATACACACAGGGCTCCCAAAAGGTAGAAAGCTGCACTTTTGTAGCTTCCTACAATTACGGTTGGTGGCTGTGTAGCTTCCTACACTGCCCTCCCACAGTTCACCCCACCCGCAAATGATAATTTATCATTACAAATCAGCCAACTACGCATTCGAATGATATTTGGCACGACGCTTGCCCTAGAGATGCCAGCAATACCAACACCTCCAGGAGGAAATCATGAGAAAGGTAGCCATTTACGGAAAAGGCGGCATCGGCAAGTCCACCACCACACAGAATACTGTAGCCGGTCTGGCCATGATGGGCCGCAAGGTCATGGTTGTAGGCTGTGACCCCAAGGCAGACTCCACCCGTCTGCTGCTCGGCGGCCTCGCCCAGAAGTCCGTGCTCGATACTCTGCGTGAAGAAGGGGAAGACGTGGAACTGGAAGATATCCGCAAGCCCGGTTTCGGCGACACGTGGTGCGTGGAATCCGGTGGCCCTGAGCCGGGCGTAGGCTGTGCAGGCCGCGGCATCATCACCTCCATCAACATGCTGGAAAACCTTGGCGCGTATGAAGAATCCGAAGGATTGGACTACGCCTTCTATGACGTTCTCGGCGACGTTGTGTGCGGTGGTTTCGCCATGCCCATCCGCGACGGCAAGGCAGAAGAAATCTACATCGTCTGCTCCGGCGAAATGATGGCCATGTATGCAGCCAACAACATCTGCAAGGGCATCATGAAGTATGCGCAGTCAGGCAACGTGCGCCTCGGCGGCCTGATCTGCAACTCCCGTAACGTGGATAACGAGAAGGAAATGATCGCAGAGCTGGCCCGCAGGCTCGGCACCCAGATGATCTACTTCGTCCCCCGCGACAACGATGTGCAGCGCGCGGAAATCAACCGCAAGACCGTCATCGAGTGGAACCCCGAAGCCCCTCAGGCCGACGTGTACCGCAACCTCGCCAAGGCCATTGACGAAAACGAGATGTTCGTCATCCCCACCCCGCTGGAAATCGACGAGCTTGAAGCGCTTCTGCTCGAATACGGCCTTCTGGAAGCCGCGTAACAGCCGGACAACAACTCAGCCACAGCACAGGAGAACAGACAATGATGATCATGGTGAGAGCAATCGTACGACCCGAAAAAGCTGATGATGTTCTGGCAGCCCTCATGGACAACGGCTTCCCCGCCGTCACCAAGTACTCCGTCGCAGGCCGCGGCAAGCAGCGCGGCATCAAGATCGGCGAAGTGACCTATGACGAGATTCCCAAGACCATGCTCATGTGCGTCATCAAGGCCGAAGACAAGGACTTTGTCATCAAGACCATTATGGAAGCCGCCCGATCCGGCTCCAAGGGTGCCTTCGGCGATGGCAAGATCTTCGTGAATGAGGTGAGCGATGTGTACACCATCAGCTCCGGCGTGTGCG is drawn from Desulfovibrio mangrovi and contains these coding sequences:
- the nifH gene encoding nitrogenase iron protein, coding for MRKVAIYGKGGIGKSTTTQNTVAGLAMMGRKVMVVGCDPKADSTRLLLGGLAQKSVLDTLREEGEDVELEDIRKPGFGDTWCVESGGPEPGVGCAGRGIITSINMLENLGAYEESEGLDYAFYDVLGDVVCGGFAMPIRDGKAEEIYIVCSGEMMAMYAANNICKGIMKYAQSGNVRLGGLICNSRNVDNEKEMIAELARRLGTQMIYFVPRDNDVQRAEINRKTVIEWNPEAPQADVYRNLAKAIDENEMFVIPTPLEIDELEALLLEYGLLEAA
- a CDS encoding P-II family nitrogen regulator, with the translated sequence MMIMVRAIVRPEKADDVLAALMDNGFPAVTKYSVAGRGKQRGIKIGEVTYDEIPKTMLMCVIKAEDKDFVIKTIMEAARSGSKGAFGDGKIFVNEVSDVYTISSGVCDTAKEEAA